The proteins below come from a single Aegilops tauschii subsp. strangulata cultivar AL8/78 chromosome 6, Aet v6.0, whole genome shotgun sequence genomic window:
- the LOC109783456 gene encoding ASC1-like protein 2, producing MGVPSIDWEAESHPAYADFAALPFFATFFLAVRFLLDRFAFERLARRLIFGKWDARLGSETDAERMKIRKFKESAWKGVYFLSAEFLALAVTYNEPWFTSTMNFWVGPGDQIWPDQTMKFKLKGVYMYAAGFYMYSIIALLFWETRRSDFGLSMTHHIASVFLIVMSYIFRFARVGSVVLAVHDASDVFLEVGKISKYSGRQLLADVSFLLFVISWVILRLIYFPFWILWSTSYEIVHILNKERHKFYGPIYYYVFNCLLFSLLVLHIYWFVLMKRMLVKQIQSKGHVGDDIRSDSESDEEHDD from the exons ATGGGCGTCCCGTCAATCGACTGGGAGGCGGAGAGCCACCCCGCCTACGCCGACTTCGCGGCCCTCCCCTTCTTCGCCACCTTCTTCCTCGCCGTCCGCTTCCTCCTCGACCGCTTCGCATTCGAG CGGCTAGCCAGGCGTCTGATTTTTGGGAAGTGGGATGCAAGGCTTGGCTCAGAGACAGATGCAGAGAGGATGAAGATCAGAAAGTTTAAGGAATCCGCCTGGAAAGGCGTTTATTTCCTTTCCGCCGAATTTCTGGCATTAGCTGTGACGTACAATGAGCCATGGTTCACGAGCACAATGAATTTCTGGGTTGGACCAGGAGACCAAATATGGCCAGATCAAACAATGAA GTTTAAACTAAAGGGGGTTTACATGTATGCTGCTGGTTTTTATATGTACTCAATAATTGCCCTTCTCTTTTGGGAAACAAGGCGTTCAGACTTTGGCCTTTCAATGACTCATCACATAGCATCTGTTTTTCTCATTGTAATGTCGTACATATTCAG GTTTGCACGAGTGGGTTCAGTTGTGCTTGCCGTTCATGATGCAAGTGATGTGTTCCTGGAGGTTGGAAAAATTTCTAAGTACAGTGGACGCCAGTTGCTTGCTGATGTATCATTTCTTCTTTTCGTCATTTCTTGGGTGATCCTTCGCCTGATATATTTTCCATTCTGGATTCTCTGGAGCACTAG CTATGAAATTGTTCATATTTTGAACAAGGAGAGACATAAATTTTATGGGCCGATATACTACTATGTGTTCAACTGTCTTCTGTTCTCCCTCCTTGTTCTACACATATATTGGTTTGTCTTAATGAAGCGAATGCTCGTGAAGCAAATTCAGTCTAAAGGGCATGTTGGGGATGACATTAGATCTG ATTCGGAATCTGACGAGGAACATGATGATTGA